Part of the Stackebrandtia endophytica genome is shown below.
CGGATCCGGTTCGCCGCACCACTCAACAGGAAGTCTGATCTGCATCATGATGAGCCACGCTTCGCCGCTCGAGTCCGGAATCCGCACGGTCGTGCTCGATGACGACCCGACCGGCACCCAGAGCGCAACCGGGGTGCACGTGCTCTTCTCATGGGATGAAACCTCGTTGCGTCATGCGTTCACGGAGAACCCCAGCGTCTACGTCCTGACCAACACCCGCTCGGTCGACCGCTCCACCGCCGTGGCGTTGGTGAGCGAGATACGCGACAACGCCCGCGCCGCCGCGGCCTCCCTGGGGGCGGGCGTCCGGTTCGTGCTGCGCGGCGACTCGACACTTCGCGGTCACGTCTTCGCCGAGTCGGAACAGTTCATGACCTCGGATTCGGTCATGGTGTTCGTGCCGGCGTTCCCCGAAGGCGGTCGACAGACCCTCGATAATGTCCACTATGTAATGATTGACGGTGTGGCCACCCCGGTGCACCGCACCGAGTTCGCCGCCGACCCGGTGTTTCCGTTCACCAGCACGACCCTCGCCGACTATGTCCGGGAGAAGTCGTCACTGACTCCCGTCGGCGCGAGCCTGAGCGAGGTTCGATCGGATGCGTTGGCGACCATGTTGGAAGAGGCCGCTGCGGGAAGCGTCGTGCTTCCCGACGTCGAGGACAACGACGACATCCGACGAATCGGCACCGCGATTCGAGAGGCGGCCGCCCGGGGCCGTGACATCGTGGTCCGCTGCGGCGCACCACTTGCCGCCGAGTTGGCCGGAGTCGTCAGCACCGAGACGTTCACTCCCGCCGGTGCGCCACCGGAGTCGGTGCTGCTGGTCTGCGGCTCCCACACCTTCGCGGCGGGAGAACAGTTGCGGGCCCTCGAAGGCCGGTGGGGCCCGTCGCTGACCCTCAGCACCCCCGACGCCATGGCCGACCCGGCGGCCGCCGGCCGGCA
Proteins encoded:
- a CDS encoding four-carbon acid sugar kinase family protein — translated: MMSHASPLESGIRTVVLDDDPTGTQSATGVHVLFSWDETSLRHAFTENPSVYVLTNTRSVDRSTAVALVSEIRDNARAAAASLGAGVRFVLRGDSTLRGHVFAESEQFMTSDSVMVFVPAFPEGGRQTLDNVHYVMIDGVATPVHRTEFAADPVFPFTSTTLADYVREKSSLTPVGASLSEVRSDALATMLEEAAAGSVVLPDVEDNDDIRRIGTAIREAAARGRDIVVRCGAPLAAELAGVVSTETFTPAGAPPESVLLVCGSHTFAAGEQLRALEGRWGPSLTLSTPDAMADPAAAGRQLAARAKRRLADQPIVVIASERDRLPEHGTLHHGQRVMEALITCVETLVEHVDLVVSKGGITSAEVAQSGIGADSALVRGQIRPGISVWQLTDRNDRPLELVVVPGNVGSKDTLVDIIDAYEVGSADSSRSTVPA